Proteins from one Ignavibacteria bacterium genomic window:
- a CDS encoding PspC domain-containing protein — MTANEPKKLTLSNNKMIFGVCGGIGEYLNIDPTIVRVLWVIFLFASFGIALIIYIVLKF, encoded by the coding sequence ATGACAGCAAATGAACCTAAAAAACTTACTCTTTCAAATAATAAGATGATATTTGGGGTTTGCGGAGGAATTGGAGAGTATTTGAATATCGACCCAACAATTGTCAGAGTGCTATGGGTAATTTTTCTTTTCGCCTCATTTGGTATCGCACTAATAATATATATTGTGCTCAAATTTA